The proteins below are encoded in one region of Amycolatopsis acidiphila:
- a CDS encoding zf-HC2 domain-containing protein, with product MTQPLRGRGLLPESHLLPDVVVAFVDGELSLGARDRAASHIAGCPCCAAEVAAQRQARAAVKRAEAPSMSAGFLASLRAIPEHTDLPMSPDNLALTEDGQLVAIQRPDRVAGLRHMPGTLGSSAPLGSGTPLGSGSAVLNAHRSGSVRRRAAQGAGVVVSGIVLSALALVATSGGGAGTAQVTPQPAGSNPGVLRAQFGGQDQPAAPTTTTTTLVTPGR from the coding sequence ATGACACAGCCTCTGCGAGGCCGGGGCCTGCTTCCCGAGTCGCATCTCCTGCCTGACGTGGTCGTCGCGTTCGTCGACGGCGAGCTTTCGCTCGGTGCGCGGGACCGGGCCGCTTCGCACATCGCCGGATGCCCGTGCTGTGCGGCGGAGGTCGCGGCGCAACGGCAGGCCCGGGCAGCGGTCAAGCGCGCTGAGGCGCCCAGCATGTCCGCCGGTTTCCTGGCGAGCCTGCGGGCGATCCCCGAGCACACCGATCTTCCGATGTCCCCGGACAACCTGGCGCTGACCGAGGACGGCCAGCTGGTCGCCATCCAGCGCCCGGACCGCGTCGCGGGCCTGCGGCACATGCCCGGCACGCTCGGGTCCTCGGCCCCGCTCGGTTCCGGCACCCCGCTGGGCAGCGGCTCCGCCGTGCTCAACGCGCACCGCTCCGGCTCCGTGCGGCGGCGTGCGGCGCAGGGCGCCGGCGTGGTCGTGTCCGGCATCGTGCTGAGCGCGCTGGCGCTCGTCGCCACTTCCGGTGGCGGTGCGGGTACGGCCCAGGTCACCCCGCAGCCCGCGGGTAGCAACCCGGGCGTGCTGCGTGCGCAGTTCGGCGGCCAGGACCAGCCTGCCGCGCCCACCACCACGACGACCACCCTGGTCACCCCGGGTCGCTGA
- a CDS encoding helix-turn-helix transcriptional regulator, translating to MRQAVVEAARFLAGRCGEPITLCDVADHVGYSPFHLSRAFERQLGLPPGQFLAAHRFQRAKRLLLSTDERVIDVCHAVGFSSVGTFTARFTAAVGQSPVRFRRLPEALADAPPEPVIVPGAARDGGIVTGSVRLTPAALALLGGTPSVYVGLFPRRTARGFPVSGTLLGETSDFLLMDVPAGTYWVLASALPARAGAQAQLVPGQAVSGAAREPVRVTRESPAHHREVWLDVAREWDAPVLVALPPLASATAGGARAIRPREPSGKEYFLAGR from the coding sequence GTGCGACAGGCCGTTGTCGAGGCCGCCCGCTTTCTCGCCGGTCGCTGCGGCGAGCCGATCACGTTGTGCGACGTCGCGGACCACGTCGGCTACAGCCCGTTCCACCTTTCGCGCGCGTTCGAACGGCAGCTCGGGCTGCCGCCGGGCCAGTTCCTGGCGGCGCACCGGTTCCAGCGGGCGAAGCGGCTGCTGCTGTCGACCGACGAGCGCGTGATCGACGTGTGCCACGCGGTGGGCTTCAGCTCGGTCGGCACCTTCACGGCGCGGTTCACCGCCGCGGTCGGGCAGTCGCCGGTCCGGTTCCGCCGGTTGCCCGAGGCGCTCGCCGACGCGCCGCCCGAGCCGGTGATCGTGCCCGGCGCCGCGCGCGACGGCGGGATCGTGACCGGGTCGGTCCGGCTGACGCCCGCCGCGCTGGCGCTGCTGGGCGGGACGCCGTCGGTCTACGTCGGGCTGTTCCCCCGCCGGACGGCGCGAGGCTTCCCGGTCAGCGGCACGCTGCTCGGCGAGACGAGCGACTTCCTGCTGATGGACGTGCCCGCCGGCACGTACTGGGTGCTCGCGTCGGCGCTGCCCGCCCGGGCCGGTGCGCAGGCGCAGCTCGTGCCGGGGCAGGCCGTGTCCGGGGCGGCGCGGGAGCCGGTGCGCGTGACGCGCGAGAGCCCGGCCCACCACCGCGAGGTGTGGCTCGACGTGGCGCGGGAGTGGGACGCGCCTGTCCTGGTCGCGTTGCCGCCGCTGGCTTCGGCGACCGCGGGCGGTGCCCGGGCTATCCGGCCGCGGGAACCGTCCGGAAAGGAGTACTTCCTCGCCGGGCGGTGA
- a CDS encoding magnesium transporter MgtE N-terminal domain-containing protein, with protein MPPVNRVFAAQLAGLPVFGPDGESIGKVRDLVVGLRLDQQPPRVLGLVVELSTRRRVFVPMLRVTSIEPNAVTLATGSVNMRQFHQRPNEVLVLGQLIDAHAQLRETGARITVVDAAMEPLRTRDWVLARLAVRERTGRLGLGRRRSSLQVLPWNEVSGLGLTDLTGQPQGAGQLLMLFDTMRAVDIAATVRDLPTKRKHEVADSMDDERLADVLEELPEDDQKELLQHLSEDRAADILEAMNPDDAADLLAELNPADQSRLLELMEPEESEPVKRLLAYSSHTAGGLMTPEPVVVTPDATVAEALAHIRNADLPAALATMVFVCRPPSATPTGRYVGVVHFQRLLREPPAEMVAAAVDTDLPALRPGASLSEVTRYFAAYNLACGPVVDAQDHLLGAVTVDDVLDHLLPEDWRETGLHDVTNKEEVERA; from the coding sequence ATGCCACCCGTGAACAGGGTCTTCGCCGCCCAGCTGGCCGGGTTGCCGGTGTTCGGGCCGGACGGCGAGTCCATCGGCAAGGTCCGCGACCTCGTCGTCGGGCTGCGGCTGGACCAGCAGCCGCCGCGGGTGCTCGGGCTCGTGGTCGAGCTGTCGACCCGGCGGCGGGTGTTCGTGCCGATGCTGCGGGTCACCTCGATCGAGCCGAACGCCGTCACGCTCGCGACCGGCTCGGTCAACATGCGCCAGTTCCACCAGCGCCCCAACGAGGTCCTCGTCCTCGGCCAGCTCATCGACGCGCACGCCCAGCTGCGGGAGACCGGCGCCAGGATCACCGTCGTGGACGCCGCGATGGAGCCGCTGCGCACCCGTGACTGGGTGCTCGCCAGGCTCGCGGTCCGCGAGCGCACCGGCCGCCTCGGCCTCGGCCGCCGCCGCTCGTCCCTGCAGGTGCTGCCCTGGAACGAGGTCTCCGGCCTCGGCCTGACGGACCTGACCGGCCAGCCGCAGGGCGCGGGCCAGCTGCTGATGCTGTTCGACACGATGCGCGCGGTCGACATCGCCGCGACCGTGCGGGACCTGCCGACCAAGCGCAAGCACGAGGTCGCGGACTCGATGGACGACGAGCGCCTCGCGGACGTGCTCGAGGAGCTGCCCGAGGACGACCAGAAGGAGCTGCTGCAGCACCTGTCCGAGGACCGCGCGGCCGACATCCTCGAGGCGATGAACCCCGACGACGCCGCCGACCTGCTCGCCGAGCTGAACCCGGCCGACCAGAGCAGGCTGCTGGAGCTGATGGAGCCGGAGGAGTCCGAGCCGGTCAAGCGGCTGCTGGCCTACTCGTCGCACACCGCGGGCGGGCTCATGACGCCCGAGCCGGTGGTGGTCACCCCGGACGCGACGGTCGCCGAGGCGCTCGCGCACATCCGCAACGCCGACCTGCCCGCCGCGCTCGCGACGATGGTGTTCGTGTGCCGACCGCCGTCCGCGACGCCCACCGGGCGCTATGTCGGCGTCGTGCACTTCCAGCGCCTGCTGCGCGAACCACCCGCGGAGATGGTCGCGGCAGCGGTCGACACCGACCTGCCCGCGCTGCGGCCCGGAGCCTCCCTGTCGGAGGTGACACGCTACTTCGCGGCGTACAACCTCGCCTGCGGGCCGGTCGTGGACGCCCAGGACCACCTGCTCGGCGCCGTCACCGTCGACGACGTGCTCGACCACCTGCTGCCCGAGGACTGGCGTGAGACCGGGCTGCACGACGTGACCAACAAGGAGGAGGTGGAGCGTGCCTGA
- the sigE gene encoding RNA polymerase sigma factor SigE, with protein MEVPSPPMQKSPMNEQLATEGRPVTVDEAAWTPPSWDEVVREHADRVYRLAYRLTGNTHDAEDLTQETFIRVFRSLASYKPGTFEGWLHRITTNLFLDMARRRSRVRMEGLPEDTDRIVGDDPSPEQVYSETHLDPDLQDALDELPPEFRAAVVLCDVEGLSYEEIGATLGVKLGTVRSRIHRGRQALRASLERRRALKEDSMEASA; from the coding sequence ATGGAGGTGCCTTCCCCGCCGATGCAGAAGAGCCCGATGAACGAGCAGCTCGCGACCGAGGGCCGTCCGGTGACGGTGGACGAGGCCGCGTGGACGCCGCCGTCGTGGGACGAAGTCGTGCGGGAGCACGCGGACCGCGTGTACCGGCTCGCCTACCGCCTGACGGGCAACACCCACGACGCCGAGGACCTCACCCAGGAGACCTTCATCCGGGTGTTCCGGTCCCTGGCCTCCTACAAGCCCGGCACCTTCGAGGGCTGGCTGCACCGCATCACCACGAACCTCTTCCTCGACATGGCGCGCCGCCGCTCGCGGGTGCGCATGGAGGGGCTGCCCGAGGACACCGACCGGATCGTCGGCGACGACCCGAGCCCGGAGCAGGTCTACAGCGAGACCCATCTGGATCCGGACCTGCAGGACGCGCTCGACGAGCTGCCGCCGGAGTTCCGCGCCGCGGTGGTGCTGTGCGACGTCGAAGGGCTGTCCTACGAGGAGATCGGCGCGACGCTCGGCGTCAAGCTGGGCACCGTGCGCAGCCGGATCCACCGCGGCAGGCAGGCACTGCGTGCCTCGCTCGAGCGGCGGCGCGCGCTGAAAGAGGATTCGATGGAGGCTTCGGCATGA
- a CDS encoding acyl-CoA dehydrogenase family protein, which yields MARLAQTAGLSEVQSEILSTVRTFVDKEIIPHAQELEHADAYPADIVEGMKEMGLFGITIPEEYGGLGESLLTYALVVEEIARGWMSVSGVINTHFIVAHMISRHGTEEQKRKYLPKMAAGEIRGSFSMSEPDLGSDVAAIKTRARRDGHDYVVDGAKMWLTNGGSSNLIALLVKTDEGADKAHQNLTTFLVEKPEGFGEVVPGLTIPGKIDKMGYKGVDTTEAVFDGFRIPAAQVLGEAPGKGFSFMMDGIEVGRVNVAARACGIAIRSFELAIEYAQQRKTFGKPIAEHQAIAFKLAEMATKVEAAHLMMVNAARLKDTGERNDVAAGMAKLIASEYCAEVTQEAFRIHGGYGYSKEYEIERLMREAPFLLIGEGTSEIQKTIISRGLLREYRSKG from the coding sequence ATGGCCCGTCTGGCCCAGACCGCCGGTCTTTCCGAGGTGCAGTCGGAGATCCTGTCGACGGTGCGCACGTTCGTCGACAAGGAGATCATTCCGCACGCGCAGGAGCTGGAGCATGCGGACGCGTACCCGGCGGACATCGTCGAGGGCATGAAGGAGATGGGCCTGTTCGGGATCACGATCCCGGAGGAGTACGGCGGGCTTGGCGAGTCGCTGCTGACCTACGCGCTGGTGGTCGAGGAGATCGCGCGCGGCTGGATGAGCGTGTCCGGTGTGATCAACACGCATTTCATCGTGGCGCACATGATTTCCCGGCACGGCACCGAGGAGCAGAAGCGGAAGTACCTGCCGAAGATGGCGGCGGGGGAGATCCGCGGTTCTTTTTCCATGTCGGAGCCGGACCTGGGCTCGGATGTGGCGGCGATCAAGACCCGCGCCCGGCGCGACGGCCACGACTACGTGGTCGACGGCGCGAAGATGTGGCTGACCAACGGTGGCAGCTCGAACCTGATCGCTTTGCTGGTCAAGACCGACGAGGGCGCCGACAAAGCCCACCAGAACCTCACGACTTTCCTGGTGGAGAAGCCCGAGGGGTTCGGCGAGGTGGTGCCGGGGCTGACGATCCCCGGGAAGATCGACAAGATGGGCTACAAGGGTGTCGACACCACGGAGGCGGTGTTTGACGGCTTCCGCATCCCCGCCGCCCAGGTCCTCGGCGAGGCGCCGGGCAAGGGCTTCTCGTTCATGATGGACGGCATCGAGGTCGGCCGGGTGAACGTGGCGGCGCGCGCGTGCGGGATCGCGATCCGGTCGTTCGAGCTGGCGATCGAGTACGCCCAGCAGCGCAAGACGTTCGGCAAGCCGATCGCCGAGCACCAGGCGATCGCGTTCAAGCTCGCGGAGATGGCCACGAAGGTCGAGGCGGCGCACCTGATGATGGTGAACGCGGCCAGGCTGAAGGACACCGGCGAGCGCAACGACGTCGCGGCGGGGATGGCGAAGCTGATCGCGTCGGAGTACTGCGCGGAGGTCACGCAGGAGGCGTTCCGCATCCACGGCGGGTACGGGTACTCGAAGGAGTACGAGATCGAGCGCCTGATGCGGGAGGCGCCGTTCCTGCTGATCGGCGAGGGCACGAGCGAGATCCAGAAGACGATCATCAGCCGCGGCCTGCTGCGGGAGTACCGCTCGAAGGGCTGA
- a CDS encoding S1C family serine protease, which produces MSQPNTPAENSGEPRLAPKPLDRPPVDPAQAATFGRPRGVEGAFDKVYTPTSRNGDKIISRPPAPESLAEAFGRPAGAEDVQLQRPGDDNGNGRPTSPESPLWSKTADPWRDPGAAAVLGGPALDTEDDEKDDDERPRGAMLSLPEVLFGRRVKPTALGLLGVVCLLIGAVGGLVGWWVASTGDSLTGSATIAEAEAGKERAPGSIANIAQRVSPAVISIEVKSGDSGSVGSGVVIDPNGYAITNNHVISLATSDPQAKMTAVFSDGTRTDAKVVGTDPKTDLAVIKVAVANPVVIQIGKSADLEPGDSVIAVGSPLGLQNTVTAGIVSALHRPVTVPGENGDPPVTYDAIQTDASINRGNSGGALVDSTGALIGINSSIRTDTGDTGGSIGTGIGFAIPADEAMKIAKVLISNGTVKHADIGVNANSVSADTAEGAVVANIADGGPAARAGIAEGDVITKVGDRLVRNAPELTVAVRAHNVGEVVPVQIVRQGRPLVVDVTLGSD; this is translated from the coding sequence ATGAGTCAGCCGAACACTCCAGCGGAGAACTCCGGCGAGCCTCGGCTCGCCCCCAAGCCCCTGGACCGTCCCCCGGTCGATCCCGCGCAGGCCGCCACTTTCGGCAGGCCGCGTGGCGTCGAGGGCGCCTTCGACAAGGTGTACACGCCCACCTCTCGCAACGGCGACAAGATCATCTCGAGGCCGCCGGCGCCGGAGTCGCTGGCCGAGGCCTTCGGGCGCCCGGCCGGCGCGGAGGACGTCCAGCTCCAGCGTCCCGGCGACGACAACGGCAACGGGCGGCCCACGTCGCCCGAGTCGCCCCTGTGGTCGAAGACCGCCGACCCATGGCGTGACCCGGGTGCGGCCGCTGTGCTCGGCGGCCCGGCGCTGGACACCGAGGACGACGAGAAGGACGACGACGAGCGGCCCCGTGGCGCGATGCTGTCGCTGCCCGAGGTGCTGTTCGGCCGCCGGGTCAAGCCCACCGCGCTCGGCCTGCTCGGGGTCGTGTGCCTGCTGATCGGCGCCGTGGGCGGCCTGGTCGGCTGGTGGGTGGCGAGCACCGGGGACTCGCTCACCGGGAGCGCGACGATCGCCGAGGCCGAGGCGGGCAAGGAGCGCGCGCCGGGCTCGATCGCGAACATCGCGCAGCGGGTGTCCCCCGCCGTCATCTCGATCGAGGTGAAGTCCGGTGACTCCGGCAGCGTCGGTTCCGGCGTGGTGATCGACCCGAACGGCTACGCGATCACCAACAACCACGTCATCTCGCTGGCCACCAGCGACCCGCAGGCCAAGATGACGGCCGTGTTCAGCGACGGCACCCGCACCGACGCGAAGGTCGTCGGCACCGACCCGAAGACCGACCTCGCGGTGATCAAGGTGGCGGTCGCGAACCCTGTCGTCATCCAGATCGGCAAGTCCGCCGACCTCGAACCCGGCGACTCGGTGATCGCCGTCGGCTCGCCGCTCGGCCTGCAGAACACGGTCACCGCGGGCATCGTCAGCGCGCTGCACCGGCCGGTCACGGTGCCGGGCGAGAACGGCGACCCGCCGGTCACCTACGACGCGATCCAGACCGACGCGTCGATCAACAGGGGCAACTCGGGTGGCGCGCTCGTCGACTCGACCGGGGCGCTGATCGGGATCAACTCGTCGATCCGGACCGACACCGGTGACACCGGGGGCAGCATCGGCACCGGCATCGGGTTCGCCATCCCGGCCGACGAAGCGATGAAGATCGCGAAGGTGCTCATCAGCAACGGCACCGTCAAGCACGCCGACATCGGGGTCAACGCCAACTCCGTCTCGGCCGACACCGCCGAGGGCGCCGTGGTGGCCAACATCGCCGACGGCGGCCCGGCCGCCCGGGCCGGCATCGCGGAGGGCGACGTGATCACGAAGGTCGGCGACCGGCTGGTGCGCAACGCCCCCGAGCTGACGGTCGCGGTGCGGGCGCACAACGTCGGCGAGGTCGTGCCCGTGCAGATCGTCCGGCAGGGGCGCCCTCTTGTCGTCGACGTAACCCTGGGTTCCGATTAG
- the tatB gene encoding Sec-independent protein translocase protein TatB, producing MFDSVGWGEILVLIVAGLFILGPERLPEAASWLAKSVRKVREFASGARQQLRDEMGPEFEDFRKPLEDLRQLRNFDPRRAITNHLFDGDSDPLGLNGTSGGSTKPNGYPAVPVKPEQEALKPGERPPVDPDAT from the coding sequence GTGTTCGATAGCGTGGGCTGGGGCGAGATTCTGGTTCTCATCGTCGCCGGTCTGTTCATCCTCGGCCCGGAGCGGCTGCCCGAGGCGGCGTCGTGGCTGGCGAAGAGCGTGCGCAAGGTGCGGGAGTTCGCCTCCGGTGCGCGCCAGCAGCTGCGGGACGAGATGGGCCCGGAGTTCGAGGACTTCCGCAAGCCGCTGGAGGACCTGCGGCAGCTGCGCAACTTCGACCCGCGTCGCGCGATCACGAACCACCTCTTCGACGGCGACAGCGACCCGCTCGGCCTCAACGGCACCAGCGGCGGCAGCACGAAGCCCAACGGCTACCCGGCCGTCCCGGTGAAGCCGGAGCAGGAGGCGCTCAAGCCGGGGGAGAGGCCGCCGGTCGACCCGGACGCGACCTGA
- a CDS encoding aminoglycoside phosphotransferase family protein encodes MRIPTAFAEEIARREGDAGRAWLAELPALAARYCREWQLSPDGEPMHGCLGVVLPVTRADGSPAALKLTRVDAETRGEPVALSTWHGSGSVLLLESAPGVLLLERLDPTRTLAVEPIGAAVEIAARLLRRLAVPAPASIRRLPAARLAEELPAKWRRLGEPIPRRLLDAAVQVCRDSRPGSLLVNEDLHYENVLAGTREPWLVIDPKPVAGDPEFGVIPLLWNRMTESTVDAKFAVIVAAAGLDAGRARAWTLVRGVQNWLRSLEYGGFPGPARLAAITCWAAGSNSL; translated from the coding sequence ATGCGCATCCCGACGGCGTTCGCCGAGGAGATCGCCCGCCGCGAGGGCGACGCCGGGCGGGCGTGGCTGGCGGAGCTGCCCGCGCTGGCTGCGCGGTACTGCCGTGAGTGGCAGCTGAGCCCCGACGGCGAGCCGATGCACGGCTGTCTCGGCGTGGTCCTGCCGGTGACCCGCGCGGACGGCTCCCCCGCGGCTCTCAAGCTCACCCGGGTGGACGCGGAAACCCGCGGCGAGCCCGTCGCACTGTCCACTTGGCACGGTTCGGGATCCGTACTGCTGCTGGAAAGTGCGCCGGGGGTACTGCTGCTGGAGCGGCTGGATCCCACCCGGACCCTCGCCGTCGAGCCGATCGGCGCGGCGGTCGAGATCGCGGCCCGGCTGCTGCGCCGGCTCGCCGTGCCGGCGCCCGCCTCGATCCGCCGGCTCCCGGCTGCGCGGCTGGCGGAAGAGCTGCCCGCGAAGTGGCGGCGCCTTGGCGAGCCGATCCCCCGGCGACTGCTCGACGCGGCCGTCCAGGTGTGCCGGGACTCGAGGCCGGGATCCCTGCTGGTGAACGAGGATCTGCACTACGAGAACGTGCTCGCCGGAACCCGCGAGCCCTGGCTGGTGATCGACCCCAAGCCGGTCGCGGGCGATCCCGAATTCGGCGTGATTCCGCTGTTGTGGAACAGAATGACCGAGTCCACAGTGGATGCGAAGTTCGCCGTGATCGTCGCCGCGGCCGGACTCGACGCCGGCCGGGCCCGGGCGTGGACACTCGTGCGCGGGGTGCAGAACTGGCTGCGGTCACTGGAGTACGGCGGTTTCCCCGGGCCGGCGCGCCTCGCCGCCATCACCTGCTGGGCGGCGGGTTCGAACTCGCTATAA
- a CDS encoding DUF1003 domain-containing protein encodes MPELLPRRRLDQPRASGRRFIAFDPDTFGRLSERLARFLGTGKYLFWQTLIVLVWIALNLGAATLRWDPYPFILLNLAFSTQAAYAAPLILLAQNRQDDRDRVSLEEDRNRAAQTKADTEYLARELAALRLAIGEVATRDYLRGELDKLREDLNTRPRKPKPNRQAPEPVTGT; translated from the coding sequence GTGCCTGAACTGCTCCCCAGGCGGCGGCTGGACCAGCCCCGCGCGTCGGGCCGCCGATTCATCGCGTTCGATCCGGACACCTTCGGCAGGCTCTCCGAGCGGCTGGCCCGGTTCCTCGGCACCGGCAAGTACCTGTTCTGGCAGACCCTCATCGTCCTGGTCTGGATCGCGCTCAACCTCGGGGCGGCCACGCTGCGCTGGGACCCGTACCCGTTCATCCTGCTCAACCTGGCCTTCTCCACGCAGGCGGCCTATGCGGCGCCGCTGATCCTGCTCGCGCAGAACCGGCAGGACGACCGTGACCGGGTCTCGCTGGAGGAGGACCGCAACCGCGCCGCCCAGACCAAGGCCGACACCGAGTACCTGGCCCGTGAGCTGGCCGCGCTGCGGCTCGCGATCGGCGAGGTCGCCACGCGCGACTACCTGCGTGGCGAGCTGGACAAGCTGCGCGAGGACCTCAACACCAGGCCCCGGAAGCCGAAACCGAACCGCCAGGCGCCGGAGCCCGTTACCGGTACGTAG
- a CDS encoding O-methyltransferase, with protein MTSETHAGVGDYVESYLPDDDALLSARVRAEELGCAPLGGAAGAALCFLATSLRARAVVEIGTGTGVSGLYLLRGMTPEGVLTSIDLEPEYHRTARRTFAEAGFPPGRTRLIMGRALDVLPRLTSGGYDLVFIDAARAEYPSYYEQGVHLLRPGGVIAFHGVLAPRSDPARRDPGALAARELARALRDDERLVPSLLPVGGGLLVAALRS; from the coding sequence GTGACCTCCGAGACGCACGCCGGCGTCGGTGATTACGTCGAGAGCTACCTGCCCGACGACGACGCCCTGCTGAGCGCCCGCGTGCGCGCGGAGGAACTGGGCTGCGCGCCGCTCGGTGGCGCGGCCGGCGCGGCGCTGTGCTTCCTCGCCACGAGCCTGCGCGCGCGGGCGGTCGTGGAGATCGGCACCGGCACCGGGGTCAGCGGGCTGTACCTGCTGCGCGGCATGACCCCCGAAGGCGTGCTGACCTCGATCGACCTCGAGCCCGAGTACCACCGCACCGCGCGCCGGACGTTCGCCGAGGCGGGGTTCCCGCCCGGGCGCACCCGGTTGATCATGGGCCGCGCGCTCGACGTGCTCCCCCGGCTGACCAGCGGCGGCTACGACCTGGTCTTCATCGACGCGGCGCGGGCGGAGTACCCCAGCTACTACGAACAAGGCGTGCACCTGCTGCGCCCGGGCGGGGTCATCGCGTTCCACGGGGTGCTCGCACCGCGGTCGGACCCGGCGCGGCGGGACCCGGGCGCGTTGGCCGCTCGCGAGCTGGCACGGGCGTTGCGGGACGACGAGCGGCTGGTGCCTTCGCTGCTGCCGGTCGGCGGCGGACTGCTGGTCGCGGCTCTTCGTTCCTGA
- a CDS encoding slipin family protein has translation MVVELVSIIAVAGVTWLGASVRVIKQYERGLVFRFGRVRAQVREPGLAMLLPVADRLQKVNMQIVTLPVPAQEGITRDNVTVRVDAVVYFKVIDPVVAAVNVQDYRFAVGQVAQTSLRSIIGKSDLDDLLSNRERLNQGLELMIDSPALDWGVHIDRVEIKDVALPETMKRSMSRQAEAERERRARVISADGEFQASTKLAQAAAVMADTPAALQLRLLETVVQVSAEKNSTLVLPFPVELLRFVDQYTKPATPSDEPAPPKEAAPAKEAANGQAPPLPRASDDPA, from the coding sequence ATGGTGGTGGAACTCGTCTCCATAATCGCCGTCGCAGGTGTGACCTGGCTCGGCGCGAGCGTGCGTGTGATCAAGCAGTACGAGCGCGGCCTGGTGTTCCGGTTCGGCCGGGTGCGGGCGCAGGTCCGCGAGCCCGGGCTGGCGATGCTGCTGCCGGTCGCGGACCGGCTGCAGAAGGTCAACATGCAGATCGTGACCCTGCCGGTGCCCGCGCAGGAGGGCATCACGCGGGACAACGTCACCGTCCGCGTGGACGCCGTCGTGTACTTCAAGGTCATCGATCCGGTGGTGGCCGCGGTGAACGTGCAGGACTACCGGTTCGCCGTCGGGCAGGTGGCCCAGACCTCGCTGCGCTCGATCATCGGCAAGAGCGACCTCGACGACCTGCTGTCCAACCGCGAACGGCTCAACCAGGGCCTCGAGCTGATGATCGACAGCCCGGCGCTGGACTGGGGCGTGCACATCGACCGGGTGGAGATCAAGGACGTCGCGCTGCCCGAGACGATGAAGCGGTCCATGTCGCGGCAGGCCGAGGCCGAACGTGAGCGCCGCGCCAGGGTCATCTCGGCGGACGGCGAGTTCCAGGCCTCGACGAAGCTGGCCCAGGCGGCCGCCGTGATGGCCGACACCCCGGCCGCGCTGCAGCTGCGGCTGCTGGAGACGGTGGTGCAGGTGTCGGCGGAGAAGAACTCGACGCTCGTGCTGCCGTTCCCGGTGGAGCTGCTGCGCTTCGTCGACCAGTACACGAAGCCGGCCACGCCCTCGGACGAGCCGGCGCCCCCGAAGGAAGCGGCGCCCGCGAAGGAGGCGGCCAACGGGCAGGCGCCTCCGCTGCCGCGCGCCTCCGACGACCCCGCGTGA
- a CDS encoding Mrp/NBP35 family ATP-binding protein, with translation MTSTQQIPSVEDVRAALADVYDPEIKKPITDLGMVKDVAVGTDGVVTVSVYLTVAGCPLKETITRDTTKAVGKLDGVREVKVELDVMSDEQRTELRKSLRGDAAEPVIPFAQPGSLTRVYCVASGKGGVGKSSVTVNLAVAMAERGLSVGVVDADIYGHSVPRMLGTTEKPTKVDTMIMPPQAHGVKVISIGMFTPGNTPVVWRGPMLHRALQQFLADVFWGDLDILLLDLPPGTGDIAISVAQLIPNAEILVVTTPQQAAAEVAERAGAIAMQTRQRLAGVIENMSWLETPSGERMEIFGSGGGQTVADSLSKSTGSQVPLLGQVPLDPRLREQGDSGTPIVLAEPAAPAAEVLKDVAQKLSVRARGLAGMMLNVTPKGR, from the coding sequence ATGACCAGCACGCAGCAGATCCCCAGCGTGGAGGATGTCCGCGCGGCGCTCGCGGACGTCTACGACCCGGAGATCAAGAAACCGATCACCGATCTCGGCATGGTCAAGGACGTGGCGGTCGGCACGGACGGGGTCGTCACCGTCTCGGTGTACCTGACCGTCGCGGGCTGTCCGCTGAAGGAGACCATCACCCGCGACACCACCAAGGCCGTCGGCAAGCTCGACGGCGTGCGCGAGGTGAAGGTCGAGCTCGACGTGATGAGCGACGAGCAGCGCACCGAGCTGCGGAAGTCCCTGCGCGGGGACGCGGCCGAGCCGGTGATCCCGTTCGCGCAGCCGGGGTCGCTGACGCGGGTGTACTGCGTCGCGTCCGGGAAGGGCGGGGTCGGCAAGTCCAGCGTGACGGTCAACCTGGCGGTCGCGATGGCCGAGCGCGGGCTGTCGGTGGGCGTGGTCGACGCCGACATCTACGGCCACTCGGTGCCGCGGATGCTGGGTACGACGGAGAAGCCCACCAAGGTCGACACGATGATCATGCCGCCACAGGCGCACGGCGTGAAGGTGATCTCGATCGGCATGTTCACCCCCGGGAACACCCCGGTGGTGTGGCGCGGGCCGATGCTGCACCGCGCGTTGCAGCAGTTCCTGGCGGACGTGTTCTGGGGCGATCTGGACATCCTGCTGCTCGACCTCCCGCCGGGCACCGGTGACATCGCGATCTCGGTGGCGCAGCTGATCCCGAACGCCGAGATCCTGGTGGTCACCACGCCGCAGCAGGCCGCCGCCGAGGTGGCCGAGCGCGCGGGCGCGATCGCGATGCAGACCCGGCAGCGGCTCGCGGGCGTCATCGAGAACATGTCGTGGCTGGAGACGCCGTCCGGGGAACGCATGGAGATCTTCGGCTCCGGCGGTGGCCAGACGGTCGCCGACTCGCTGTCGAAGTCGACCGGTTCGCAGGTGCCGCTGCTGGGGCAGGTGCCGCTGGACCCGCGCCTGCGCGAACAGGGCGACTCCGGGACGCCGATCGTCCTGGCGGAGCCGGCCGCGCCCGCGGCGGAAGTGCTGAAGGACGTGGCGCAGAAGCTGTCCGTCCGGGCTCGCGGCCTGGCGGGCATGATGCTGAACGTGACGCCGAAGGGCCGGTAA